A genomic segment from Rahnella aceris encodes:
- the oppB gene encoding oligopeptide ABC transporter permease OppB: MLKFILRRCLEAIPTLFILITISFFMMRLAPGSPFTGERNLPPEVMANIEAKYHLNDPMYKQYFHYLEQLAKGDFGPSFKYKDYTVNDLVAASFPVSAKLGLAAFIMAIVFGVSAGVIAALNQNTKWDYTVMGVAMTGVVIPSFVVAPLLVLIFAITLKWLPGGGWNGGGAKYMILPMVALSLAYIASIARITRGSMIEILHSNFIRTARAKGLPLRRIILRHALKPALLPVLSYMGPAFVGIITGSMVIESIFGLPGIGQLFVNGALNRDYSLVLSLTILVGALTILFNAIVDVLYAVIDPKIRY; the protein is encoded by the coding sequence ATGTTAAAGTTTATTTTACGCCGCTGTCTGGAAGCGATTCCGACGCTATTCATTCTGATCACCATTTCGTTTTTTATGATGCGTCTTGCACCTGGCAGCCCTTTTACGGGTGAGCGTAATCTTCCGCCAGAAGTGATGGCGAACATTGAGGCGAAATATCACCTCAATGACCCAATGTATAAGCAATATTTCCATTATTTAGAACAACTGGCGAAAGGCGATTTTGGCCCGTCGTTCAAATATAAGGACTACACCGTTAATGATCTGGTTGCGGCTTCTTTCCCGGTTTCAGCGAAACTGGGTCTGGCGGCATTTATCATGGCGATTGTGTTTGGAGTCAGTGCGGGCGTTATCGCAGCACTCAACCAGAACACGAAATGGGATTACACGGTGATGGGCGTTGCGATGACGGGGGTGGTCATACCCAGTTTCGTGGTTGCGCCGTTACTGGTGCTGATATTTGCCATCACGCTTAAATGGTTGCCTGGCGGCGGCTGGAATGGCGGTGGTGCCAAATATATGATCCTGCCGATGGTGGCACTGTCACTGGCTTATATCGCCAGTATTGCGCGTATCACCCGCGGTTCAATGATCGAAATTCTGCATTCCAACTTCATCCGTACAGCTCGCGCCAAAGGGTTGCCGCTGCGTCGCATCATTTTGCGCCACGCGCTTAAACCTGCACTGCTGCCGGTATTGTCATACATGGGACCGGCCTTCGTTGGGATCATCACCGGTTCGATGGTCATCGAGAGCATTTTCGGATTGCCGGGCATTGGCCAGCTGTTTGTTAACGGTGCATTAAACCGTGACTACTCACTGGTCTTGAGCCTGACCATTTTAGTGGGCGCATTGACCATATTATTCAATGCGATCGTCGACGTGCTTTATGCCGTCATCGACCCGAAAATCCGTTATTAA
- the oppA gene encoding oligopeptide ABC transporter substrate-binding protein OppA: protein MTNITKKNLLAACILAAVGSVSINNAFAANVPAGVTLAAKQELVRNNGSEVQSLDPHKVEGVPESNVIRDLLEGLVNTDSKDGSVIPGVATSWENKDFKVWTFHLRPEAKWSNGDPVTAEDFVYSWQRLADPKTASPYESYLQYGHIENIDDIISGKKSPDTLGVKALDDHTLQVTLTEPVPYFVKMLSHTAMKPVNKSVVEKFGDKWTQPENYVSNGAYKLKTWTVNERIVLERSPTYWDNAKTVINQVTYLPISSEVTDVNRYRSGEIDMTYNNMPIELFQKLKKEIPTEVHVDPYLCTYYYEINNQKAPFTDSRVREALKLGLDRDIIVNKVKAQGDLPAYGYTPPYTDGAKLTPPAWFKETQEQRNEQAKKLLAEAGYTPAKPLTFDLLYNTSDLHKKLAIAAAAIWKKNLGVDVKLVNQEWKTFLDSRHQGNFDIARAGWCSDYNEPSSFLNTMLSDSSNNTAHYKSPAFDKDIADTLTAKTDEERAALYQKAETQLDKDSAIVPVYYYVNARLVKPYVGGYTGKDPQDNVYVKDLYIIKH from the coding sequence ATGACCAACATCACAAAAAAAAATCTGCTCGCTGCCTGCATTCTGGCTGCAGTAGGATCTGTTTCAATCAATAATGCATTCGCAGCCAACGTGCCAGCAGGCGTGACTCTGGCCGCCAAACAAGAGCTGGTGCGCAACAACGGTTCTGAAGTTCAGTCTCTCGACCCGCATAAAGTCGAAGGCGTGCCGGAATCTAACGTTATCCGTGATTTGCTGGAAGGTCTGGTAAATACCGATAGCAAAGACGGCAGCGTCATTCCTGGTGTAGCCACCAGTTGGGAAAACAAAGATTTTAAAGTCTGGACCTTCCACCTGCGCCCGGAAGCTAAATGGTCTAACGGCGACCCTGTAACAGCCGAAGATTTTGTCTACAGCTGGCAGCGTCTGGCGGATCCGAAAACTGCGTCTCCGTATGAAAGCTATCTGCAATACGGTCATATCGAAAACATTGACGACATCATCAGCGGTAAGAAAAGCCCTGATACTCTGGGTGTGAAAGCGCTTGACGACCATACCCTGCAAGTCACTCTGACCGAACCTGTTCCCTATTTCGTCAAAATGCTGTCTCACACCGCGATGAAGCCGGTAAACAAAAGTGTTGTTGAGAAATTTGGCGACAAATGGACTCAACCAGAAAACTACGTGAGCAACGGTGCATACAAACTGAAAACCTGGACCGTTAACGAACGCATTGTTCTGGAGCGTAGCCCGACTTACTGGGATAACGCGAAAACCGTTATTAATCAGGTCACTTACCTGCCAATCTCCTCTGAAGTGACTGACGTTAACCGCTACCGTAGCGGCGAAATCGACATGACTTATAACAACATGCCGATCGAACTGTTCCAGAAACTGAAAAAAGAAATCCCGACCGAAGTCCACGTTGACCCGTACCTGTGCACTTATTACTACGAAATCAATAACCAGAAAGCACCATTCACTGATTCACGCGTTCGTGAAGCGCTGAAACTGGGCCTGGATCGCGACATCATCGTGAACAAAGTAAAAGCGCAGGGCGATTTGCCAGCTTATGGCTATACCCCTCCTTACACTGATGGTGCAAAACTGACGCCTCCGGCCTGGTTTAAAGAGACTCAGGAACAGCGTAACGAGCAGGCTAAAAAACTGCTGGCTGAAGCGGGTTATACCCCAGCTAAACCACTGACTTTCGACCTGCTGTACAACACGTCTGATCTGCACAAAAAACTGGCTATCGCCGCTGCCGCTATCTGGAAGAAAAACCTGGGTGTTGACGTGAAACTCGTTAACCAGGAGTGGAAAACCTTCCTGGACAGCCGTCATCAGGGCAACTTCGATATCGCCCGTGCTGGCTGGTGCTCCGATTACAACGAACCTTCTTCCTTCCTGAACACTATGCTGTCTGACAGCAGCAACAACACGGCTCACTATAAGAGCCCTGCGTTTGATAAAGACATCGCGGACACGCTGACCGCGAAAACTGACGAAGAACGCGCAGCGCTGTATCAGAAAGCTGAAACCCAGCTCGATAAAGATTCTGCGATTGTGCCTGTCTATTACTACGTGAACGCGCGTCTGGTGAAACCATACGTTGGTGGTTACACCGGTAAAGATCCACAGGACAACGTCTACGTTAAAGACTTATACATCATCAAACACTAA